The Sparus aurata chromosome 14, fSpaAur1.1, whole genome shotgun sequence region CAGCCTTTGAGCCTCTGGCAGGACGACCTTCATCCTCGTAGGAGAACGACGAGCctagaaaacacagaaaacacagctgataTTGACGTGCACCGAGGAGCAGAAACCACATTACATTTTGTATCACTATCATGTATCACTGTTATTTGCAACCATTACTCATATACAATTTATATTCTGTTCAGTGGTGTAGTTCATTTTCATGtctgacatcacagcagctaaTTATGATGCTGAGGCAAAAACTGAGGCAAATTTTGACATTTACTATGTAAAAGACACCTTAAACACTGGTTTGGTCaatgctgccccctgctgctAATTTCACAGAATACTAAGTGTACTAACATCGTCTGTGGTGATCACAGACTACGTTTACGTGCACATTAATGTACCACTATTCAGAATATGACAATAATTTCATTCAGGCCATGTAAACAGGTCATTCCAAATGCAGTATTTCCCAGTGAAGTCATGCTGATATTATTCCAGTTTCAGGGCCATTCTTCTGACATGTATATTGCATATTCAGAATATGCATCtcatttgtttggttttttacCACAATTTGCAACCCAGTCTCTTGCCTATTCACATCAGCTCTGTGTTTGCCTAGCCAACACTTTTCAAAGCTGTAGTGGAGATGCGTGCAGAAAGGGAAAGCCAACATTTCTTGATTGAAGGAATGAAAGACGGAGGGTGTTCATTAAATAGTACGCACACATGGGtgtaaatgttaattttacTGGAATATTCATCTTCATCAGCCATGTAAACAGCTTAGTGAGAATAAAAGAGTCtttttcagacaaaaatgataaaactgGATTATTCTATGCATGTAAACATAGGCAAAGTTTCACTCAGTTACCcagacagtaaaataaaaaccttCACTACAGGTTACAAAGCCTCCGTTAACATGTTTGAGGTCATTTCAGGACAGCCTCATTTCCTACTAACTAACCAAGTCAGAGGATAATTTGTCCCCTGAACTTTCATACAGGATGCCCATGTAGCACACAGCCATCTCTgttctggttttatttttcataaaattagTCATGGGTTTAAAACAGAGGCCAAAACACACTGTTCCTTTCCTGCTGTTATTACTGCTTATATATCCTGttgatgtaaaaacaaaagagtttCACCTGGTGAATCACAAGGCTTACCATCCCTGTCTACTAGTGAAGACGGTGGCGCGATAGCTGCTCCACCCATACCTGGAGGAGGGAGACACAGATGATGTTAGAGAGAGGTGAAATTtcattttatctttgttttagtttttctaAATGTGCTGCTaaaatgattgatttttttgtttgtttatcctTTGTGTCCCTGAGTGGTATATTAGGCTCTTGCTGTTGACCAAAGAAAAGCATCTTAAGCGCAGACAGGGAATCCAAGAAGAAGGACTGGCCTGTGTTTGAACTCTAAAGCAGATTTCTTTCCTAAAAGCGGAATATACTCATCCGGAGAGACTTTGTTTTTAAACGGGATTATAACAAATAATCACTAAATAATGAGGGCAATGTTGGCCTTCAGGCTCTAGCTCCTATTCAAAgcaaaaaggatgaaaatacaaaaatgtctGAGGATGCCGAGTCTTTACTACAGGCACTAACTTCGTTTCCTGCGCTCCTTCTCATAGTCGTCTTCCTCATCCgactcttcctctcctgctggGAAACGAGAGAAACCACTTGGTGCTCCACCGTCGTGTCTGTCTTTCCTCTTCCTGCAAAACATCAAGTTCAAGATTGAAAGTGGAGTTCCTGTAAATATAAGGCGCAGTACACTCTCGCTCTGTAATTGCTATAACATGAAGAACAGCTAAAAACTTTTGGGTTTGACCGAATGTTATGGCAACAAGCATACAATTACAGATGCATCCCCCAGGACCCTGAATAGCTAGAGTAATTCTGTATCAGTATTTAAAAAGGGAGAGCAGATTATTTCTCATATTTTATCCAACCAAGTTTATCAATTTTGTCTCCTAGATTACGTTTAACTCTCAAAGTTGGCAgtacttttctctctcctcgATTTCCTTCTGTCgctcctgctccctctgccGCTGTCGTTCTTCTCTGTGTCGCTTCACCACCTTCTCGTAGTCGTTGGGGAACATGGGATCGTACTCGTCTGCCAACGGGATCAGCACATCGCCAGAGGAGAAACCACTGGGCACAGCATCCTGCAGCACATGCACAGGACAAATCCAGAATAACAGTTGAAACACCAGCAGTATGCCGAAACATCTTCGTGCACAACATGGGCTTAAATTCCAGGAATGCCAATTTGAAACTTTTCTGATAAGTGCCACAGCTTCCCAACTGAGTGTTGTGTCTGTTACGGAGCTAAATATCATCTGTTATAATAACATGAGCGCCATTCAAGCAGGCTTCGTAGACTCTGTGAGTATTCCCCCACTTACTCCATCTTAGATAAAGACAGACATACTGCTGCAACAGATGGCTCTCAGGCTACATCCAACTCAACCTGTGTAGCCCTTCATTTTTCCACACAGTACATTAAACTGGATACAATAAGGATATCGATCGAGACTCAGACCAGTGAGCAGATGTGATAATGGCATAGACATCAGCAAAATCTTGTCAATTCCTATTCTTTCCGATAACCAGGTTCGCTGGATAGGACAGACCTTGAGTCCAGCGGCAGCATGTGGAGGAGTGTCTGTGATCTGTCTATCATCACTGGAGCCTCCTCTCTTCAGATCGATGACCGGAGCCAGGACAGTGGTCTGCTTCATCCGCTGGgtctacacacacgcacgcacacacacacacacaaacattaaatatgTGCACATTTGCTGTGGGAACTTTCGTTGTGGTTACATGTCATTCTGTGTTATTATTATGCTCTACTGTCAATGTACTCTCATTTTCATCAGCAACACCAATAAAGCACCTTCTCTGTGACAGAGATTTGTTCATACACGCACGTATTTTATCTTTGTGCTGTACTTGTATTGCATGATGTGCCTACCTTGGCCTGGGTCAGAGCCGCCTTCTTCACCTTCAGCTGGGACTGCAGCAGCTTGAAGTTCTTGGACCAGCCTTCGGTCTTGGTGTCACTGGCACCCACACCGAGGTCATCGTACAGCGACATTGCTGTCAGTCAGCGCTTCTGTTTCTTGTagacacaaagacaagttaCCTTTATAGCAACATTAACTGGCTTCTGCAGCATCATTGCCTTTTGCTGCACTTGGGTAGAAATTGAGGTTGCAATTCAGCAGCAACCTCAGAAGCTGAGTcacttttttatatttactgCAATAAATGTCTAAATCTTTGTCAAATAACTATATGTAAGCAAGTAAGTGTAAGTTAGATGCACCAGGAGGCGGGGAGACACTGGCTAAAAgtatagctaacgttagctaacgctaAGATAGCTACATAACTACTATTAGACCAGTTatgctgaaaataacaaacattatTTTAGCTTGTTTTTCAACTTACCTGTTTAAGAAACACCTGAACATGAACTAAACGTGAGTGCCTATAACATGAAAGTATTTAACAGCACATTTGGTGTGGCGATAGCTCCACGGTGGACGAGGCGGAAGTgagcacaacaacaaaaccaagCGCGAGAGTCGACGAGATTCGGCTACCTCTTCCCCTTCAGCTCCACCTAGCGGCTGGGCTGTCGTGTAGCTTCCCCTGTCCCTCCCGgcaaaaacacagaggaacgCTTTTTAGCTCAAAAATACTTCTCGTCCGGCGGATGAGGTAAATGTACCTTCGACTGAAAGAGGAAAACACTTGACATGTCGTCTAATTTGAGCCATTTTATGAGCGTAGTTTTGCAGCGTAACTACTAATTTGTCGTCTACGGGCACCCGCCAAGACCC contains the following coding sequences:
- the rbm17 gene encoding splicing factor 45 isoform X1, coding for MSLYDDLGVGASDTKTEGWSKNFKLLQSQLKVKKAALTQAKTQRMKQTTVLAPVIDLKRGGSSDDRQITDTPPHAAAGLKDAVPSGFSSGDVLIPLADEYDPMFPNDYEKVVKRHREERQRQREQERQKEIEEREKKRKDRHDGGAPSGFSRFPAGEEESDEEDDYEKERRKRSMGGAAIAPPSSLVDRDGKPCDSPGSSFSYEDEGRPARGSKAAIPPPMFDDLERPRSPPGPTSSFLANMGGTVAHKIMQKYGFKEGQGLGKHEQGLSTALSVEKTSKRGGKIIIGDAAEKPGSSQSGAADTSGGGSAADASKKSEANPLTEILKNPTKVVLLRNMVGRGEVDEDLEGETKEECEKYGKVVKCVIFEIAEVLDDEAVRIFLEFERVESAIKAVVDLNGRYFGGRVVKACFYNLDKFRVLDLGEQV
- the rbm17 gene encoding splicing factor 45 isoform X3 → MSLYDDLGVGASDTKTEGWSKNFKLLQSQLKVKKAALTQAKTQRMKQTTVLAPVIDLKRGGSSDDRQITDTPPHAAAGLKDAVPSGFSSGDVLIPLADEYDPMFPNDYEKVVKRHREERQRQREQERQKEIEEREKKRKDRHDGGAPSGFSRFPAGEEESDEEDDYEKERRKRSMGGAAIAPPSSLVDRDGKPCDSPGSSFSYEDEGRPARGSKAAIPPPMFDDLERPRSPPGPTSSFLANMGGTVAHKIMQKYGFKEGQGLGKHEQGLSTALSVEKTSKRGGKIIIGDAAEKPDASKKSEANPLTEILKNPTKVVLLRNMVGRGEVDEDLEGETKEECEKYGKVVKCVIFEIAEVLDDEAVRIFLEFERVESAIKAVVDLNGRYFGGRVVKACFYNLDKFRVLDLGEQV